Proteins from a genomic interval of Numenius arquata chromosome 18, bNumArq3.hap1.1, whole genome shotgun sequence:
- the RABGEF1 gene encoding rab5 GDP/GTP exchange factor isoform X6: MNLKSERRGIHVDQSELLCKKGCGYYGNPAWQGFCSKCWREEYHKARQKQIQEDWELAERLQREEEEAYASSQSTQGAQSLTFSKFEEKKTNEKTRKVTTVKKFFTASSRTGAKKEIQEAKAPSPSVNRQASIETDRVSKEFIEFLKTYHKPGQDIYKQCKLFLDTMNHKRDLSIEEQSECAQDFYQNVAEKLQTRWKVPPEKVEKAMDQIEKYIMTRQYKYVFCPETTDDEKKDLTVQKRIRALHWVTPQMLCVPVNEEIPEVSDMVVKAITDIIEMDSKRVPRDKLACITKCSKHIFNAIKITKNEPASADDFLPTLIYIVLKGNPPRLQSNIQYITRFCNPSRLMTGEDGYYFTNLCCAVAFIEKLDAQSLNLSQEDFDRFMTGQTSPKKQESDSFSPDVCLGVKQMYKNLDLLSQLNERQERIVSEAKKLEKDLIDWTDGITKEVQDIVEKYPLEIKPKNQALAAIDSENVENDKLPPPLQPQVYAG, translated from the exons atgaaccTGAAATCTGAACGCAGAGGAATTCACGTTGATCAGTCAGAGCTACTGTGCAAGAAGGGATGCGGTTACTATGGCAATCCCGCCTGGCAGGGATTTTGCTCCAAGTGCTGGAGAGAGGAATACCATAAGGCCAGGCAGAAACAGATTCAAGAGGATTGGGAGCTGGCAGAGCG GCTTCagcgtgaggaggaagaagcatatGCCAGCAGTCAGAGTACCCAAGGGGCGCAGTCGCTGACCTTTTcaaaatttgaagaaaagaaaaccaatgaGAAAACACGAAAGGTCACTACtgtgaagaagttcttcactgCTTCTTCCAGAACAGGAGCTAAGAAAG AGATCCAAGAAGCCAAGGCTCCCAGCCCTTCTGTAAACAGGCAGGCCAGCATCGAGACAGATCGAGTATCCAAGGAATTCATAGAATTTCTCAAGACATATCATAAACCCGGACAAGATATCTATAAGCAATGTAAACTCTTTTTGGACACAATGAATCATAAAAGG GATTTAAGCATTGAGGAGCAATCTGAGTGTGCCCAGGACTTCTATCAAAACGTAGCAGAGAAATTACAGACACGTTGGAAAG TGCCCCCTGAGAAAGTTGAGAAAGCAATGGATCAGATTGAAAAATACATTATGACTCGACAGTATAAATATGTCTTTTGCCCTGAAACAACTGATGATGAGAAGAAAGATCTCACTGTCCAAAAGAGAATCAG GGCTTTGCACTGGGTAACTCCACAAATGCTGTGTGTTCCTGTCAATGAAGAAATTCCAGAGGTCTCCGATATGGTTGTAAAAGCAATTACAG ATATTATTGAAATGGATTCAAAGCGTGTCCCTCGTGATAAATTAGCATGCATCACCAAGTGCAGCAAGCATATATTTAATGCTATTAAAATCACAAAAAACGAACCAGCTTCTGCTGATGACTTTCTTCCAACGCTTATATACATTGTTTTGAAGGGGAACCCGCCCCGTCTGCAGTCCAACATCCAGTACATAACACGCTTCTGTAATCCAAGCAGGTTAATGACAGGAGAAGACGGCTACTATTTTACCAATCTG tgcTGTGCCGTGGCCTTCATTGAAAAACTGGATGCTCAGTCTTTAAATCTAAGCCAAGAAGATTTTGATCGTTTTATGACGGGTCAGACATCCCCGAAGAAGCAAGAATCTGACAGTTTTTCGCCTGATGTGTGCCTGGGTGTTAAGCAAATGTATAAAAACTTAGACCTACTATCTCAGCTCAATGAGAGACAGGAAAGAATTGTCAGTGAAGCCAAGAAGCTTGAGAAAGACCTAATAGATTGGACTGATGGAATTACAAAGGAAGTCCAAGATATTGTTGAGAAATATccattagaaataaaaccaaaaaatcaaGCCTTAGCAGCTATTGACTCTGAAAATGTGGAGAATGACAAGCTGCCCCCACCACTGCAGCCTCAGGTTTATGCAGGATAA